TCACCCAGGCACGCGGCCTGCCCGACGCCTTTGCCCGCCGCGTCGCGCGCAACCAGCAGCTCATCCTGCTCGAAGAGTCGAACCTCTACCGTGTCGCCGATCCGGCGGCGGGTGCCGGCGGCATCGAGACACTAACGACACAGCTCGCGCAGACCGCATGGTCGCTGTTTCAGGAAATCGAGAAAGCCGGCGGCGCGGCCGACGCCATTGCACAAGGCGTCATCCAGAAAAAGGTCGTCGACACGCGCAAGACACGCGAAGCCAATGTCGCGCGCCGCAAGGACCCGCTCACCGGCGCCAGCGAATTCCCCAATCTCGGCGAGGCCGAGGTCAAGGTGCTTGGCGTGCCGCGCGTGAACGTTGCGCCCATCACCGGCGCGATCACCTTCGACGCGCTCGCCGCGATGCGACTTGCCGCGCCGTTCGAGGCGCTGCGCGACAAGTCCGACGCACTGGCCCGCAAGACCGGCTCGCGGCCGAAAGTGTTTCTCGCCACCCTCGGCAAGCTCTCGGAATTCACCGCGCGCGCGACCTTCGCGCGGAACTTCTACGAGGCCGGCGGCATCGAGGCAGTAGTAACCGACGGATTCAAGGATCGCGCTGAGATGCTCGCCGCGTTCAAGGCGTCGGGAACGAAGCTCGCCTGCCTCTGTTCAACCGACAAGGTCTATGAAGCCGAGGCGATCGACGCCGCAAAGGAACTCGCCGCCGCGGGCGCTACCGTGCATCTCGCCGGCCGCCCGGGCGAACTCGAAGCTGCGCTGAAGGCCGCGGGCGTCAATACCTTCGTTTACGTCGGCTGCGACGTGCTTTCGACGCTGACGGCCGCGTATGATATCGTGGGGGCACCATGACCCAAATCCCGAACTTCGCCACCGTCGCTTTCGCTGAGCCCAAGCTCGCCGCGAACAATGACAACGCCGCGTCCTGGATGACGCCGGAAGGCATTCAGGTCGCGCCGGTCTATGGCGAGAAGGACGTCGCCGGCCTCGATTTCCTCGACACCTATCCCGGCAAGGCGCCGTTCCTGCGCGGGCCCTACCCGGCGATGTACGCGGCGCAGCCCTGGACCATCCGGCAATATGCCGGCTTCTCGACTGCGGAAGATTCCAACGCCTTCTACCGGCGCAACCTCGCCGCCGGCCAGAAGGGCCTGTCGATCGCTTTCGATCTCGCCACGCATCGCGGCTACGACTCCGATCACCCGCGCGTCGCCGGCGACGTCGGCATGGCCGGCGTCGCGATCGACTCGATCTACGACATGCGCACCTTGTTCTCCGGCATCCCGCTCGACCAGATGAGCGTGTCGATGACCATGAATGGCGCGGTGCTGCCGGTGCTGGCGCTCTATATCGTCGCCGCAGAAGAGCAAGGCGTGCCGCACAACAAATTGTCGGGCACGATCCAGAACGACATCCTCAAAGAATTCATGGTTCGCAACACCTATATCTACCCGCCCGGGCCGTCGTTGCGCATCATCTCCGACATCTTCGCTTACACCTCCGCCGAGATGCCGAAATTCAACTCGATCTCGGTGTCCGGCTATCACATGCAGGAAGCCGGCGCGACGCAGGACCTTGAGCTTGCCTATACGCTGGCCGACGGCCTCGAATATGTCCGCGCCGGCATCAAGGCGGGGCTGACGATCGATCAGTTCGCCCCGCGCGTGTCGTTCTTCTGGGCGATCGGCATGAACTACTTCATGGAGATCGCCAAGCTGCGCGCCGCGCGCATGATCTGGGCGAAGCTGATGAAACCGTTCAAGCCCGACGATGCGCGCTCGCTATCGCTGCGCACCCATTCGCAGACCTCGGGCTGGTCGCTGGCTGCGCAGGATGTGTTCAATAACGTCGCGCGCACCATGATCGAGGCGATGGCGGCGACGCAGGGCCACACCCAGTCGCTGCATACCAATTCGCTCGACGAGGCGCTGGCGCTGCCGACCGACTTCTCGGCGCGCATCGCCCGCAACACCCAGATCCTGCTGCAGCAGGAGAGCGGCACCACCCGCATCGTCGATCCGTGGGGCGGCTCATACTACATCGAGAAGCTGACGGCCGATCTCGCCGCCAAGGCCTGGGCTCATATCGAGGAAGTCGAGAGCCTGGGCGGCATGGCCAAGGCCATCGAGGCCGGCATTCCCAAGCTGCGCATCGAGGAGGCCTCCGCCAAGACGCAGGCCCGCATCGACGCCGGCGTGCAGTCGGTCATCGGCGTCAACAAGTACCAGCCGGTCGAGGAAGACCCAATCGAGGTGCTCAAAGTCAACAACGCCGAGGTCCGCCAAAAGCAACTCGACAAGCTCGCCCGCCTCAAGGCCGAGCGCGATCCGGTCGCGCTCAAGGAGGCGCTCGATGCGCTCACCCGCGCCGCCACCGGCAACGGCAACCTGCTGGAACTCGCCGTCGACGCCGCCCGCGCCAAGGCCACCGTCGGCGAGATTTCGGACGCGCTGGAAAAAGTCTTTGGTCGCCACGTCGCGTCGATCAAGTCGATAACCGGCGTCTACAAACGGGAGGTCGGCATGACTCCGACGGTCGATAAGGTGCGTGAAGCGGTCGAAGCCTTCGAAGCCGCGGAAGGCCGCCGGCCTCGCCTGCTGGTCGCCAAGATCGGCCAGGACGGCCACGACCGCGGCCAGAAGGTCATCGCTTCGGCCTTCGCCGATCTCGGCTTCGACGTCGACATTGGGCCGCTGTTCGCGACGCCCGATGAAGCCGCGCGGCAGGCGGTCGAGAACGATGTGCACATTCTCGGCGTGTCGTCGCTCGCCGCAGCGCATCTCACTCTGGTGCCGGAACTGAAGAAGGCGCTGGCAGCGCAAGGCCGCGAGGACATCATGATCGTAGTCGGCGGCGTCGTGCCGCCGCAGGACTACGATGCACTGATGAAGTCTGGCTGCGAGGCGATTTTCCCGCCGGGCACGGTAATCTCGGAAGCGGCGCTGAAACTCCTCAAGACATTGCATCACCGTCTCGGCCACGACCAGCAGGCGGCGGAATAATACGAGGCCCATCATGAGAGCGCCTGTCGCGCTTCTCGCATTTCTTGTCTTTGCCGGCCCCGCCATCGCGGCCGACGAGCCCAAGCCCGTCATCGCCATCGACGACAAGACCATCGAGGCCAGCGTCGTCATCGACCCTGCTTTGAAGACTTATCCGGCGCTTTATGAAAAGCTGCTCGCCAGCGGCAAACGTCAATACGACAAGGCCCGTGCCGAGGCGGCCGCAGAATTCAAATCGACGCCCGATCTGTTCAGCGACGGCCGCAAGTTCTTCTACAAGCGCACCGACAGGCTGCGCAGCGCCATCGGCTCCTATCTCAGCATCGTGCGCAGCGACGACACCTATGAGGGCGGCGCTCACCCTAACCATGTCGTCGACACGCTGCTCTGGGACACGCAAGCGGCGCGCTTTATCAACATCAAGCCATTCTTCAAGGAGATGGCGGATGGCGGTCCGACGCTCCAGCGCCTCGCGCATCTGATCCGCGCCGCGCTGGCCATCGAAAAGAAAGCACGCGATGTCGAAGTCGCCGATCCCGACAAGGATCAATGGCTGTCCGGCGTCAAGCCCAGAATCACCGACATCGGTGGCATTGCTCTCGCGCCGTCCACCGAAGCCGGCAAGAGTTCCGGCTTCATCGTTTACTTCTCGCCCTACGCCGTCGGCGCCTACGCCGAGGGCGAATATATCGTCTTCATCCCGTACGCTGCATTTCAACCGATACTTTCCGCCACGGGTCTCGCCTTGTTCGGCGGCGCTCGACCCGCTGACGACGGTAAGAACGACTGACGCCTCGCGGCCGGCACGCGAGAAACAACGCCACGTCGTTTTTTTCGCGGCGATGCCGGCATGCGCAGAAACGCTACGCCGTTTGCATCGCACCATGAGCGCGGGGCATCGGCGATTGACCGGCCGCTATGCCCGGCCCTAACATCACATCATCATACAAAGCCGGCGGATAGACCGGCGCACATGGGAGCGACCGCATGACCAAGCTGACACGACGCGATTTCATGGCCGCGACGGCGATCGCCGGCGCTGGATTGGCCGCCGGAGCC
The Pseudolabrys sp. FHR47 genome window above contains:
- the scpA gene encoding methylmalonyl-CoA mutase, which codes for MTQIPNFATVAFAEPKLAANNDNAASWMTPEGIQVAPVYGEKDVAGLDFLDTYPGKAPFLRGPYPAMYAAQPWTIRQYAGFSTAEDSNAFYRRNLAAGQKGLSIAFDLATHRGYDSDHPRVAGDVGMAGVAIDSIYDMRTLFSGIPLDQMSVSMTMNGAVLPVLALYIVAAEEQGVPHNKLSGTIQNDILKEFMVRNTYIYPPGPSLRIISDIFAYTSAEMPKFNSISVSGYHMQEAGATQDLELAYTLADGLEYVRAGIKAGLTIDQFAPRVSFFWAIGMNYFMEIAKLRAARMIWAKLMKPFKPDDARSLSLRTHSQTSGWSLAAQDVFNNVARTMIEAMAATQGHTQSLHTNSLDEALALPTDFSARIARNTQILLQQESGTTRIVDPWGGSYYIEKLTADLAAKAWAHIEEVESLGGMAKAIEAGIPKLRIEEASAKTQARIDAGVQSVIGVNKYQPVEEDPIEVLKVNNAEVRQKQLDKLARLKAERDPVALKEALDALTRAATGNGNLLELAVDAARAKATVGEISDALEKVFGRHVASIKSITGVYKREVGMTPTVDKVREAVEAFEAAEGRRPRLLVAKIGQDGHDRGQKVIASAFADLGFDVDIGPLFATPDEAARQAVENDVHILGVSSLAAAHLTLVPELKKALAAQGREDIMIVVGGVVPPQDYDALMKSGCEAIFPPGTVISEAALKLLKTLHHRLGHDQQAAE
- a CDS encoding DUF3298 and DUF4163 domain-containing protein, with amino-acid sequence MRAPVALLAFLVFAGPAIAADEPKPVIAIDDKTIEASVVIDPALKTYPALYEKLLASGKRQYDKARAEAAAEFKSTPDLFSDGRKFFYKRTDRLRSAIGSYLSIVRSDDTYEGGAHPNHVVDTLLWDTQAARFINIKPFFKEMADGGPTLQRLAHLIRAALAIEKKARDVEVADPDKDQWLSGVKPRITDIGGIALAPSTEAGKSSGFIVYFSPYAVGAYAEGEYIVFIPYAAFQPILSATGLALFGGARPADDGKND